Proteins encoded within one genomic window of Paroedura picta isolate Pp20150507F chromosome 17, Ppicta_v3.0, whole genome shotgun sequence:
- the MRTFB gene encoding myocardin-related transcription factor B isoform X5: MERLGTVDPEDDSGSLPRLAPSPHSEAVAHEFQELSLQPILCLPPLNERKNVLQLRLQQRRTREQLVDQGIMPPLKSPAAFHEQIRSLERARTENFLKHKIRSRPDRSELVRMHILEETFAEPSLQATQMKLKRARLADDLNEKIAQRPGPMELVEKNILPVDSSVKEAIIAVGQENYPQALEDFSFDEDSSDALSPDQPASQESQGSAASPGEPKAREAPSPPKPAGSTNQYLLLASSVSEFLKPSAGDPHTTHPAPAAPPTANAASTVKHCSGPTLIKQPHPKNPSDKPRSKKCKEPKPRVKKLKYHQYIPPDQKGETAEPQMDTNYARLLQQQQLFLQLQILSQQQQHYNYQAILPAPLKPVSDPQSTSGNGPLTTLNNSTLPTTAGAPRQNNALPNRKPGPLPPSLDDLKVAELKMELKLRGLPVSGTKMDLIERLKPYQDLNNNSVSTSSVSATTTSANNLSNPGEVAAIFPASTLNKPAATSAHCFSSEAPSAGAGSKAMYAERLSSSLPISPSPSEPSNLSSDDANMADALSEIITLMSPPQLPGASPSGASAGEDGPADGSTELAAAEKDRRLKEKEQQIEELKKKLEQEQKLVEVLKMQLEVEKRGHQQPSQAPAASASPLNRKHFGPVVKEEGALADCSDGRRPESAGVQNPVAKKALVIKQEVPLAKAEPQNVISQFYVGSRRQPQTALVAQPHAVLTAQGTAQLLLPLTLQGPNPAASVQLPVGAVQVQVFPSTSPIAVFSSQNQSVTALPQPLFSQSSSSSIHSGSQVPLVQNGPSAPQKPASPPQSQQYSVPRPLFSHSVTKAKDPPRYEEAIKQTRSMQASQREIASAHSQQMDDLFDILIKSGEISLPTKEEPSLISKMRPVTASITTMPVNTVVSRPPPQVQMAPPLSLDSTSGFSLSLENQLEALLDGTLPAGNEMAALGSSHEDREPFSLPEDLQNDLLNHSQSPMETSDSQFTTSSSCLSLDLPDTHLDNMEWLDITMHGSSSGLTPLSAAAPGMFSTDFLDPQDLQLHWD, translated from the exons TACTTCAACTGAGGCTGCAGCAGCGGCGGACGCGAGAGCAGCTGGTGGACCAGGGAATCATGCCAC CTTTGAAGAGCCCAGCGGCATTCCACGAGCAGATCAGGAGCTTGGAAAGGGCCCGG actGAAAATTTTCTGAAGCACAAGATACGTAGTAGACCGGATCGATCCGAGTTAGTCAGAATGCACATTCTGGAAG AGACGTTTGCGGAACCTTCCCTGCAGGCGACGCAGATGAAACTGAAGAGGGCCCGGCTGGCCGATGACCTGAACGAGAAGATCGCCCAGCGGCCGGGCCCGATGGAGCTGGTGGAGAAGAACATCCTCCCGGTCGACTCCAGCGTCAAAGAAGCCATTATAG CAGTTGGCCAGGAGAACTACCCCCAGGCTCTGGAGGACTTCTCGTTCGACGAGGACAGCAGCGACGCTCTGTCTCCCGATCAGCCCGCGAGTCAGGAGTCCCAGGGCTCAGCAGCATCCCCCGGAGAGCCCAAAGCGAGGGAAGCGCCATCCCCACCCAAACCAGCCGGCTCTACTAACCAG TATCTCCTGTTAGCATCTTCAGTCTCGGAATTCCTGAAGCCATCTGCTGGAGATCCACACACCACGCACCCCGCCCCTGCTGCCCCTCCCACCGCAAACGCCGCGTCGACCGTGAAGCACTGCAGCGGGCCGACTCTGATAAAG CAGCCGCACCCCAAGAACCCCTCCGACAAGCCCCGGAGCAAGAAATGCAAAGAGCCCAAGCCCCGCGTGAAGAAGCTCAAGTACCACCAGTACATCCCTCCGGACCAGAAAGGCGAGACGGCCGAGCCGCAGATGGACACCAACTACGCCCGCTTGCTCCAGCAGCAGCAACTCTTCCTGCAACTGCAgatcctgagccagcagcagcagcactacaACTACCAGGCGATCCTCCCCGCCCCGCTCAA GCCCGTGAGCGATCCTCAGAGCACCAGCGGGAATGGACCACTGACCACTTTGAACAATAGCACACTGCCGACCACAGCCGGCGCTCCGAGACAGAACAATGCCCTCCCCAACAGGAAACCAGGACCACTGCCTCCTAGCCTGGACGACTTAAAG GTGGCCGAACTGAAAATGGAGCTCAAGCTGAGGGGGTTACCTGTGTCCGGGACGAAAATGGATCTCATCGAGCGTTTGAAACCCTATCAGGACCTGAATAATAATTCTGTCAGCACAAGCAGCGTGTCAGCCACAACGACCTCCGCTAACAATCTAAGTAACCCCGGGGAAGTAGCGGCCATATTCCCCGCCAGTACGCTAAATAAGCCAGCAGCTACTTCCGCGCACTGCTTTTCCTCGGAAGCGCCATCCGCCGGGGCCGGGAGCAAAGCCATGTACGCGGAACGCCTCAGCTCCTCACTGCCCATCTCGCCGTCTCCTTCAGAGCCGTCGAACCTGAGCTCCGACGACGCTAACATGGCCGACGCCTTGAGCGAAATCATAACCCTGATGTCGCCGCCACAGCTGCCGGGCGCGTCGCCTTCCGGGGCGTCCGCCGGCGAAGACGGCCCCGCCGACGGGAGCACGGAGCTGGCGGCGGCCGAGAAGGACCGCAGGCTGAAGGAGAAAGAGCAGCAGATCGAAGAGCTCAAGAAGAAACTggaacaggagcagaagctggTGGAAGTGCTGAAAATGCAGCTCGAAGTGGAGAAGAGGGGCCACCAGCAGCCCTCCCAGGCCCCTGCGGCTTCCGCGTCCCCTTTGAACCGGAAGCACTTCGGCCCCGTGGTCAAAGAGGAAGGCGCTTTGGCAGACTGCTCCGACGGAAGGCGTCCAGAATCGGCGGGCGTCCAGAATCCCGTTGCCAAAAAGGCCCTCGTGATCAAGCAGGAGGTCCCCCTGGCCAAAGCCGAGCCCCAGAATGTCATATCTCAGTTTTACGTCGGCTCGCGCAGGCAGCCTCAGACAGCCCTGGTGGCTCAGCCACACGCCGTCCTCACTGCCCAAGGGacggcgcagctgctgctgccgctcaCTCTGCAGGGCCCAAATCCGGCCGCCTCGGTGCAGCTCCCTGTGGGCGCCGTCCAAGTCCAG GTGTTCCCTTCTACCTCACCAATCGCAGTGTTCTCCTCCCAAAACCAGTCTGTGACAGCCCTGCCGCAGCCATTGTTTAGCCAGTCCTCGAGCTCAAGCATCCACTCAGGAAGCCAAGTCCCCTTGGTGCAAAACGGACCCAGCGCTCCTCAGAAG CCCGCGTCTCCACCCCAGTCCCAGCAGTACAGCGTCCCGCGGCCTCTGTTCAGCCATTCGGTGACCAAGGCCAAAGACCCCCCACGCTACGAAGAAGCCATAAAGCAGACGCGCAGCATGCAGGCCTCCCAACGAGAG ATTGCCAGCGCACACAGCCAGCAGATGGACGACCTCTTCGATATCCTCATCAAGAGCGGAG AGATCTCCCTGCCGACCAAGGAGGAGCCGTCTCTGATTTCCAAAATGAGGCCCGTCACCGCCAGCATCACCACCATGCCCGTGAACACCGTCGTGTCCCGCCCGCCGCCGCAGGTCCAaatggcccctcccctctccctagaTTCCACCAGCGGCTTCTCGCTCTCCCTGGAGAACCAGCTGGAGGCGCTCCTGGACGGGACTCTGCCCGCGGGGAACGAAATGGCCGCTCTGGGCAGCAGCCACGAGGACAGGGAGCCGTTCTCTCTCCCCGAGGACCTTCAGAACGACCTCCTGAACCACTCGCAGTCGCCCATGGAAACCTCCGACTCCCAGTTCACAACGTCCAGCTCCTGCTTGTCCCTCGACCTTCCGGACACGCACTTGGATAACATGGAGTGGCTCGACATCACCATGCACGGCAGCTCGTCGGGGCTGACTCCTCTGAGCGCGGCGGCCCCCGGCATGTTTTCCACGGACTTCCTCGATCCCCAGGACCTGCAGTTGCACTGGGACTAG
- the MRTFB gene encoding myocardin-related transcription factor B isoform X4, with protein MIDSSKKRHQGFPEILPAGEIDALKEKECLEANSAKSLKEVLQLRLQQRRTREQLVDQGIMPPLKSPAAFHEQIRSLERARTENFLKHKIRSRPDRSELVRMHILEETFAEPSLQATQMKLKRARLADDLNEKIAQRPGPMELVEKNILPVDSSVKEAIIVGQENYPQALEDFSFDEDSSDALSPDQPASQESQGSAASPGEPKAREAPSPPKPAGSTNQYLLLASSVSEFLKPSAGDPHTTHPAPAAPPTANAASTVKHCSGPTLIKQPHPKNPSDKPRSKKCKEPKPRVKKLKYHQYIPPDQKGETAEPQMDTNYARLLQQQQLFLQLQILSQQQQHYNYQAILPAPLKPVSDPQSTSGNGPLTTLNNSTLPTTAGAPRQNNALPNRKPGPLPPSLDDLKVAELKMELKLRGLPVSGTKMDLIERLKPYQDLNNNSVSTSSVSATTTSANNLSNPGEVAAIFPASTLNKPAATSAHCFSSEAPSAGAGSKAMYAERLSSSLPISPSPSEPSNLSSDDANMADALSEIITLMSPPQLPGASPSGASAGEDGPADGSTELAAAEKDRRLKEKEQQIEELKKKLEQEQKLVEVLKMQLEVEKRGHQQPSQAPAASASPLNRKHFGPVVKEEGALADCSDGRRPESAGVQNPVAKKALVIKQEVPLAKAEPQNVISQFYVGSRRQPQTALVAQPHAVLTAQGTAQLLLPLTLQGPNPAASVQLPVGAVQVQAQPPPGMPNVAPIPSPSSLVPNVPQMHPSPPQPNSPQQQALGQTPQNRKVFPSTSPIAVFSSQNQSVTALPQPLFSQSSSSSIHSGSQVPLVQNGPSAPQKPASPPQSQQYSVPRPLFSHSVTKAKDPPRYEEAIKQTRSMQASQREIASAHSQQMDDLFDILIKSGEISLPTKEEPSLISKMRPVTASITTMPVNTVVSRPPPQVQMAPPLSLDSTSGFSLSLENQLEALLDGTLPAGNEMAALGSSHEDREPFSLPEDLQNDLLNHSQSPMETSDSQFTTSSSCLSLDLPDTHLDNMEWLDITMHGSSSGLTPLSAAAPGMFSTDFLDPQDLQLHWD; from the exons TACTTCAACTGAGGCTGCAGCAGCGGCGGACGCGAGAGCAGCTGGTGGACCAGGGAATCATGCCAC CTTTGAAGAGCCCAGCGGCATTCCACGAGCAGATCAGGAGCTTGGAAAGGGCCCGG actGAAAATTTTCTGAAGCACAAGATACGTAGTAGACCGGATCGATCCGAGTTAGTCAGAATGCACATTCTGGAAG AGACGTTTGCGGAACCTTCCCTGCAGGCGACGCAGATGAAACTGAAGAGGGCCCGGCTGGCCGATGACCTGAACGAGAAGATCGCCCAGCGGCCGGGCCCGATGGAGCTGGTGGAGAAGAACATCCTCCCGGTCGACTCCAGCGTCAAAGAAGCCATTATAG TTGGCCAGGAGAACTACCCCCAGGCTCTGGAGGACTTCTCGTTCGACGAGGACAGCAGCGACGCTCTGTCTCCCGATCAGCCCGCGAGTCAGGAGTCCCAGGGCTCAGCAGCATCCCCCGGAGAGCCCAAAGCGAGGGAAGCGCCATCCCCACCCAAACCAGCCGGCTCTACTAACCAG TATCTCCTGTTAGCATCTTCAGTCTCGGAATTCCTGAAGCCATCTGCTGGAGATCCACACACCACGCACCCCGCCCCTGCTGCCCCTCCCACCGCAAACGCCGCGTCGACCGTGAAGCACTGCAGCGGGCCGACTCTGATAAAG CAGCCGCACCCCAAGAACCCCTCCGACAAGCCCCGGAGCAAGAAATGCAAAGAGCCCAAGCCCCGCGTGAAGAAGCTCAAGTACCACCAGTACATCCCTCCGGACCAGAAAGGCGAGACGGCCGAGCCGCAGATGGACACCAACTACGCCCGCTTGCTCCAGCAGCAGCAACTCTTCCTGCAACTGCAgatcctgagccagcagcagcagcactacaACTACCAGGCGATCCTCCCCGCCCCGCTCAA GCCCGTGAGCGATCCTCAGAGCACCAGCGGGAATGGACCACTGACCACTTTGAACAATAGCACACTGCCGACCACAGCCGGCGCTCCGAGACAGAACAATGCCCTCCCCAACAGGAAACCAGGACCACTGCCTCCTAGCCTGGACGACTTAAAG GTGGCCGAACTGAAAATGGAGCTCAAGCTGAGGGGGTTACCTGTGTCCGGGACGAAAATGGATCTCATCGAGCGTTTGAAACCCTATCAGGACCTGAATAATAATTCTGTCAGCACAAGCAGCGTGTCAGCCACAACGACCTCCGCTAACAATCTAAGTAACCCCGGGGAAGTAGCGGCCATATTCCCCGCCAGTACGCTAAATAAGCCAGCAGCTACTTCCGCGCACTGCTTTTCCTCGGAAGCGCCATCCGCCGGGGCCGGGAGCAAAGCCATGTACGCGGAACGCCTCAGCTCCTCACTGCCCATCTCGCCGTCTCCTTCAGAGCCGTCGAACCTGAGCTCCGACGACGCTAACATGGCCGACGCCTTGAGCGAAATCATAACCCTGATGTCGCCGCCACAGCTGCCGGGCGCGTCGCCTTCCGGGGCGTCCGCCGGCGAAGACGGCCCCGCCGACGGGAGCACGGAGCTGGCGGCGGCCGAGAAGGACCGCAGGCTGAAGGAGAAAGAGCAGCAGATCGAAGAGCTCAAGAAGAAACTggaacaggagcagaagctggTGGAAGTGCTGAAAATGCAGCTCGAAGTGGAGAAGAGGGGCCACCAGCAGCCCTCCCAGGCCCCTGCGGCTTCCGCGTCCCCTTTGAACCGGAAGCACTTCGGCCCCGTGGTCAAAGAGGAAGGCGCTTTGGCAGACTGCTCCGACGGAAGGCGTCCAGAATCGGCGGGCGTCCAGAATCCCGTTGCCAAAAAGGCCCTCGTGATCAAGCAGGAGGTCCCCCTGGCCAAAGCCGAGCCCCAGAATGTCATATCTCAGTTTTACGTCGGCTCGCGCAGGCAGCCTCAGACAGCCCTGGTGGCTCAGCCACACGCCGTCCTCACTGCCCAAGGGacggcgcagctgctgctgccgctcaCTCTGCAGGGCCCAAATCCGGCCGCCTCGGTGCAGCTCCCTGTGGGCGCCGTCCAAGTCCAG GCTCAGCCGCCACCAGGAATGCCAAACGTGGCACCGATACCTTCTCCCTCCAGCTTGGTCCCGAACGTGCCACAGATGCACCCTTCCCCCCCGCAACCCAACAGCCCCCAGCAGCAGGCGCTTGGCCAGACGCCCCAGAACAGAAAG GTGTTCCCTTCTACCTCACCAATCGCAGTGTTCTCCTCCCAAAACCAGTCTGTGACAGCCCTGCCGCAGCCATTGTTTAGCCAGTCCTCGAGCTCAAGCATCCACTCAGGAAGCCAAGTCCCCTTGGTGCAAAACGGACCCAGCGCTCCTCAGAAG CCCGCGTCTCCACCCCAGTCCCAGCAGTACAGCGTCCCGCGGCCTCTGTTCAGCCATTCGGTGACCAAGGCCAAAGACCCCCCACGCTACGAAGAAGCCATAAAGCAGACGCGCAGCATGCAGGCCTCCCAACGAGAG ATTGCCAGCGCACACAGCCAGCAGATGGACGACCTCTTCGATATCCTCATCAAGAGCGGAG AGATCTCCCTGCCGACCAAGGAGGAGCCGTCTCTGATTTCCAAAATGAGGCCCGTCACCGCCAGCATCACCACCATGCCCGTGAACACCGTCGTGTCCCGCCCGCCGCCGCAGGTCCAaatggcccctcccctctccctagaTTCCACCAGCGGCTTCTCGCTCTCCCTGGAGAACCAGCTGGAGGCGCTCCTGGACGGGACTCTGCCCGCGGGGAACGAAATGGCCGCTCTGGGCAGCAGCCACGAGGACAGGGAGCCGTTCTCTCTCCCCGAGGACCTTCAGAACGACCTCCTGAACCACTCGCAGTCGCCCATGGAAACCTCCGACTCCCAGTTCACAACGTCCAGCTCCTGCTTGTCCCTCGACCTTCCGGACACGCACTTGGATAACATGGAGTGGCTCGACATCACCATGCACGGCAGCTCGTCGGGGCTGACTCCTCTGAGCGCGGCGGCCCCCGGCATGTTTTCCACGGACTTCCTCGATCCCCAGGACCTGCAGTTGCACTGGGACTAG
- the MRTFB gene encoding myocardin-related transcription factor B isoform X3 produces the protein MIDSSKKRHQGFPEILPAGEIDALKEKECLEANSAKSLKEVLQLRLQQRRTREQLVDQGIMPPLKSPAAFHEQIRSLERARTENFLKHKIRSRPDRSELVRMHILEETFAEPSLQATQMKLKRARLADDLNEKIAQRPGPMELVEKNILPVDSSVKEAIIAVGQENYPQALEDFSFDEDSSDALSPDQPASQESQGSAASPGEPKAREAPSPPKPAGSTNQYLLLASSVSEFLKPSAGDPHTTHPAPAAPPTANAASTVKHCSGPTLIKQPHPKNPSDKPRSKKCKEPKPRVKKLKYHQYIPPDQKGETAEPQMDTNYARLLQQQQLFLQLQILSQQQQHYNYQAILPAPLKPVSDPQSTSGNGPLTTLNNSTLPTTAGAPRQNNALPNRKPGPLPPSLDDLKVAELKMELKLRGLPVSGTKMDLIERLKPYQDLNNNSVSTSSVSATTTSANNLSNPGEVAAIFPASTLNKPAATSAHCFSSEAPSAGAGSKAMYAERLSSSLPISPSPSEPSNLSSDDANMADALSEIITLMSPPQLPGASPSGASAGEDGPADGSTELAAAEKDRRLKEKEQQIEELKKKLEQEQKLVEVLKMQLEVEKRGHQQPSQAPAASASPLNRKHFGPVVKEEGALADCSDGRRPESAGVQNPVAKKALVIKQEVPLAKAEPQNVISQFYVGSRRQPQTALVAQPHAVLTAQGTAQLLLPLTLQGPNPAASVQLPVGAVQVQAQPPPGMPNVAPIPSPSSLVPNVPQMHPSPPQPNSPQQQALGQTPQNRKVFPSTSPIAVFSSQNQSVTALPQPLFSQSSSSSIHSGSQVPLVQNGPSAPQKPASPPQSQQYSVPRPLFSHSVTKAKDPPRYEEAIKQTRSMQASQREIASAHSQQMDDLFDILIKSGEISLPTKEEPSLISKMRPVTASITTMPVNTVVSRPPPQVQMAPPLSLDSTSGFSLSLENQLEALLDGTLPAGNEMAALGSSHEDREPFSLPEDLQNDLLNHSQSPMETSDSQFTTSSSCLSLDLPDTHLDNMEWLDITMHGSSSGLTPLSAAAPGMFSTDFLDPQDLQLHWD, from the exons TACTTCAACTGAGGCTGCAGCAGCGGCGGACGCGAGAGCAGCTGGTGGACCAGGGAATCATGCCAC CTTTGAAGAGCCCAGCGGCATTCCACGAGCAGATCAGGAGCTTGGAAAGGGCCCGG actGAAAATTTTCTGAAGCACAAGATACGTAGTAGACCGGATCGATCCGAGTTAGTCAGAATGCACATTCTGGAAG AGACGTTTGCGGAACCTTCCCTGCAGGCGACGCAGATGAAACTGAAGAGGGCCCGGCTGGCCGATGACCTGAACGAGAAGATCGCCCAGCGGCCGGGCCCGATGGAGCTGGTGGAGAAGAACATCCTCCCGGTCGACTCCAGCGTCAAAGAAGCCATTATAG CAGTTGGCCAGGAGAACTACCCCCAGGCTCTGGAGGACTTCTCGTTCGACGAGGACAGCAGCGACGCTCTGTCTCCCGATCAGCCCGCGAGTCAGGAGTCCCAGGGCTCAGCAGCATCCCCCGGAGAGCCCAAAGCGAGGGAAGCGCCATCCCCACCCAAACCAGCCGGCTCTACTAACCAG TATCTCCTGTTAGCATCTTCAGTCTCGGAATTCCTGAAGCCATCTGCTGGAGATCCACACACCACGCACCCCGCCCCTGCTGCCCCTCCCACCGCAAACGCCGCGTCGACCGTGAAGCACTGCAGCGGGCCGACTCTGATAAAG CAGCCGCACCCCAAGAACCCCTCCGACAAGCCCCGGAGCAAGAAATGCAAAGAGCCCAAGCCCCGCGTGAAGAAGCTCAAGTACCACCAGTACATCCCTCCGGACCAGAAAGGCGAGACGGCCGAGCCGCAGATGGACACCAACTACGCCCGCTTGCTCCAGCAGCAGCAACTCTTCCTGCAACTGCAgatcctgagccagcagcagcagcactacaACTACCAGGCGATCCTCCCCGCCCCGCTCAA GCCCGTGAGCGATCCTCAGAGCACCAGCGGGAATGGACCACTGACCACTTTGAACAATAGCACACTGCCGACCACAGCCGGCGCTCCGAGACAGAACAATGCCCTCCCCAACAGGAAACCAGGACCACTGCCTCCTAGCCTGGACGACTTAAAG GTGGCCGAACTGAAAATGGAGCTCAAGCTGAGGGGGTTACCTGTGTCCGGGACGAAAATGGATCTCATCGAGCGTTTGAAACCCTATCAGGACCTGAATAATAATTCTGTCAGCACAAGCAGCGTGTCAGCCACAACGACCTCCGCTAACAATCTAAGTAACCCCGGGGAAGTAGCGGCCATATTCCCCGCCAGTACGCTAAATAAGCCAGCAGCTACTTCCGCGCACTGCTTTTCCTCGGAAGCGCCATCCGCCGGGGCCGGGAGCAAAGCCATGTACGCGGAACGCCTCAGCTCCTCACTGCCCATCTCGCCGTCTCCTTCAGAGCCGTCGAACCTGAGCTCCGACGACGCTAACATGGCCGACGCCTTGAGCGAAATCATAACCCTGATGTCGCCGCCACAGCTGCCGGGCGCGTCGCCTTCCGGGGCGTCCGCCGGCGAAGACGGCCCCGCCGACGGGAGCACGGAGCTGGCGGCGGCCGAGAAGGACCGCAGGCTGAAGGAGAAAGAGCAGCAGATCGAAGAGCTCAAGAAGAAACTggaacaggagcagaagctggTGGAAGTGCTGAAAATGCAGCTCGAAGTGGAGAAGAGGGGCCACCAGCAGCCCTCCCAGGCCCCTGCGGCTTCCGCGTCCCCTTTGAACCGGAAGCACTTCGGCCCCGTGGTCAAAGAGGAAGGCGCTTTGGCAGACTGCTCCGACGGAAGGCGTCCAGAATCGGCGGGCGTCCAGAATCCCGTTGCCAAAAAGGCCCTCGTGATCAAGCAGGAGGTCCCCCTGGCCAAAGCCGAGCCCCAGAATGTCATATCTCAGTTTTACGTCGGCTCGCGCAGGCAGCCTCAGACAGCCCTGGTGGCTCAGCCACACGCCGTCCTCACTGCCCAAGGGacggcgcagctgctgctgccgctcaCTCTGCAGGGCCCAAATCCGGCCGCCTCGGTGCAGCTCCCTGTGGGCGCCGTCCAAGTCCAG GCTCAGCCGCCACCAGGAATGCCAAACGTGGCACCGATACCTTCTCCCTCCAGCTTGGTCCCGAACGTGCCACAGATGCACCCTTCCCCCCCGCAACCCAACAGCCCCCAGCAGCAGGCGCTTGGCCAGACGCCCCAGAACAGAAAG GTGTTCCCTTCTACCTCACCAATCGCAGTGTTCTCCTCCCAAAACCAGTCTGTGACAGCCCTGCCGCAGCCATTGTTTAGCCAGTCCTCGAGCTCAAGCATCCACTCAGGAAGCCAAGTCCCCTTGGTGCAAAACGGACCCAGCGCTCCTCAGAAG CCCGCGTCTCCACCCCAGTCCCAGCAGTACAGCGTCCCGCGGCCTCTGTTCAGCCATTCGGTGACCAAGGCCAAAGACCCCCCACGCTACGAAGAAGCCATAAAGCAGACGCGCAGCATGCAGGCCTCCCAACGAGAG ATTGCCAGCGCACACAGCCAGCAGATGGACGACCTCTTCGATATCCTCATCAAGAGCGGAG AGATCTCCCTGCCGACCAAGGAGGAGCCGTCTCTGATTTCCAAAATGAGGCCCGTCACCGCCAGCATCACCACCATGCCCGTGAACACCGTCGTGTCCCGCCCGCCGCCGCAGGTCCAaatggcccctcccctctccctagaTTCCACCAGCGGCTTCTCGCTCTCCCTGGAGAACCAGCTGGAGGCGCTCCTGGACGGGACTCTGCCCGCGGGGAACGAAATGGCCGCTCTGGGCAGCAGCCACGAGGACAGGGAGCCGTTCTCTCTCCCCGAGGACCTTCAGAACGACCTCCTGAACCACTCGCAGTCGCCCATGGAAACCTCCGACTCCCAGTTCACAACGTCCAGCTCCTGCTTGTCCCTCGACCTTCCGGACACGCACTTGGATAACATGGAGTGGCTCGACATCACCATGCACGGCAGCTCGTCGGGGCTGACTCCTCTGAGCGCGGCGGCCCCCGGCATGTTTTCCACGGACTTCCTCGATCCCCAGGACCTGCAGTTGCACTGGGACTAG